One genomic window of Micropterus dolomieu isolate WLL.071019.BEF.003 ecotype Adirondacks linkage group LG14, ASM2129224v1, whole genome shotgun sequence includes the following:
- the LOC123983505 gene encoding alpha-tectorin-like: MKKLPIINGALILRFTMSMGPLYPISGTASSRSDDGSSPRINLQRSFVYFGRTYNQIYVNHNGHLTFDNPLSAHSPQRFPLHGPRDFIAPFWTDLDNRQIGQVNYNQYTSGSVLQQATQDINGYFPNLNFSANWVFVATWYEVAYFPNSGTRTTVQAVLISGSQYSFVLMNYGIIASTTKNVQAGYDTISSTHHFTIPGSFSNTATGSNSNFRLSSNVNVPGRWAFRTDHGSRGCTFNGEPVQQGDSFWSDSTCAQKCTCTSAGLQCQSQPCSFSQICRPSAFQFSCQTVQRSTCTISGDPHYYTFDGKVFHFQGACTYVVSEQCDHGLPYYRVEGKNENRGSNRVSWTRLVKVYVYNETIELVKGRRGEAKVNGNFAATPIYLNNGTVQVYQSGFSTIISTDFGLEVSYNTNYYVRISVPYTYQNATCGLCGNFNNDPRDDFRTRQGEVVSSDVAFANSWQAAGDDEPGCEAQCEGLDCAACTAAQTALYSNTAHCGILQSSSGPFAACHQRLPPQTFVDNCVYDLCVGGGYQPILCQALNVYASQCQQNGIKLPSWRRPGFCEIPCPANSHFESQGTGCPATCVNPNSTNNCPLPVQESCICNSGYILSAGVCVPHAECGCSFEGRYYRSGETVILDTDCGRHCSCSYGSMTCSSHACGPLESCRVEEGERGCRPNSYATCWIRGPGSYQMFDGLTYQYPGACRLTLAKVLGLSNYTHFVVTAEKEPSGQQGFTRLLKFEAEGTQVSIEMARTSRVQVDSQVIRLPYSSASNRIQIYHSSVHSIILRTSFGVTVQTVWPHFVRVTAPGVYYGSLGGLCGNYNGHPHDDFHTPSGILVNSSQEFGDSWRDGSLAAHCVESVNHNSTANYNSSEYCGILGSPLGPFTQCWAMLDPWQHVAICVEIIGGSKDPASALCEVLRDYALMCQQKGVALGHWRNATGCEQSCPRNSHNELCGTSCPSACPSLSFPFVCDTVCQDGCQCDDGFVLNGNQCVPPTSCGCYHQGRYRQGGEQFWDGEECQSLCSCNGTTGAVHCIPNSCGPQESCRVVGGEFGCHPNSHGTCSASGDPHYLTFDHKAYDFQGTCRYVLATLCNATDGLHQFSVEAKNEPWSGLPVSITAEVFVNVWGYQVQMSRERKGVVQVNGETKNLPILLNGGHVTIYASGPRVFVSADFGLTVTYDGYSTVFISVPPNYSGKTCGLCGNFNGNPNDEFHTPSGMMVTTPDEFGKAWKVAGNYTCSDGCGSSCPQCTNELPARAQCEVIQAADGPFSFCHEQVDPAPYFKDCVFDVCVSGNGDHDLLCRAIQAYVSACQSANVRIYPWRQNTTCRLDCPANSHYELCGTDCGHTCASSIDATCEQICSEGCFCDEGFLRSGTSCVPMERCGCQYDGFYYDAGESFWTQGCSQRCECHAPNDLRCSAASCTPAQECTIRNGQLGCFDAISTCTVWGDPHYITFDGALADFQGTCSYIITESVSHGTNETQFHVVATNNHRGNNRVSLVSAVDIYLSNQPESAHIRIGPNKRVMVNGVEVSLPTAAGSLAQVVRQGSYIIVNAIDLVVQFDGQRTLLISVGQNRQNRITGMCGNFNRDPADDKVLPNGTLAHNDNDFGHSWKAPTSQPGCGSTDDESGNGLDNCSFIEEYSELCSVITNTSGPFRGCHLHSDPQPYFSSCVYDLCHYTPANGMLCSAVSAYEKTCSVLGLNIPEWRSALQCAESDPCEQLDCKEYEWCGEKDGVYGCFCDEHHHRPNNESYDSSITCVSSSGTMSLSRCQLFEAGFHWSDLHLRDDSCNGTLQDGRLVFHFNNDDQLCGTVLRSNGTHFIYENTIQGEVDPHEGLISREKSIHLHFSCEYPLAQALSMDVGINPLESIVNKRLPSGQGRYHLRMLPYEDADFHFPLTRNGNLEMEIDQRLYIEVLTEGIDERQISTVLDSCWATPFNNASYPVRWDLITTECPNPEDGTVELVQNGISTVARFSFRMFTFTNYTSIYLHCQVHLCLLRHNNCSAHCYPGYHTRVARDVSHHDTAAISLGPLILKSDETRMKTSSASGQLTSMVTLLVSLLSAKTLS; encoded by the exons ATGAAAAAATTacccatcatcaatggagctctgaTACTACGATTCACTATGTCAATGG GACCCCTCTACCCAATATCTGGAACCGCAAGCTCTCGATCAGATGATGGAAGTTCTCCACGGATTAACCTGCAACGATCGTTTGTCTATTTCGGACGGACGTATAATCAGATTTAt GTTAACCACAATGGACACTTGACATTTGACAATCCACTGAGTGCACATTCACCTCAAAGGTTCCCACTACATGGACCCAGAGACTTCATCGCTCCATTCTGGACAGATCTTGACAACAGGCAAATTGGTCAGGTCAACTACAACCAATACACCAGTGGCAGTGTCCTCCAACAAGCCACACAGGACATTAATGGCTACTTTCCGAACTTGAACTTCAGTGCCAACTGGGTCTTTGTTGCAACATGGTATGAGGTGGCCTACTTTCCAAATTCAGGAACA CGCACAACTGTCCAAGCCGTGTTGATCTCTGGCAGCCAGTACTCATTTGTGCTGATGAACTATGGGATAATAGCCTCAACAACTAAGAATGTGCAG GCAGGATATGACACAATCAGTTCCACGCACCATTTCACCATCCCTGGATCATTCTCCAACACTGCAACAGGCAGTAACTCAAATTTCCGCCTGAGCAGCAACGTCAATGTACCCGGTCGCTGGGCCTTCAGGACAGACCACGGATCAAGAGGCTGCACTTTCAATG GTGAACCTGTGCAGCAGGGTGACTCATTCTGGAGCGACAGTACCTGTGCACAGAAGTGCACCTGCACCTCAGCAGGCCTTCAGTGTCAGAGCCAACCCTGCTCCTTTTCCCAAATCTGCCGACCAAGTGCCTTTCAGTTCTCCTGCCAGACAGTGCAGAGAAGCACCTGCACCATAAGTGGTGATCCACATTACTATACCTTTGATGGTAAAGTGTTTCACTTTCAGGGCGCCTGCACTTATGTTGTCTCAGAGCAATGTGATCATGGGTTGCCCTACTACAGAGTAGAGGGCAAGAATGAAAACCGGGGCAGCAATCGAGTCTCTTGGACACGACTGGTCAAAGTGTATGTCTATAATGAAACCATTGAGCTTGTCAAGGGACGTCGTGGTGAGGCTAAG GTTAATGGAAACTTTGCAGCCACTCCAATCTATCTCAACAACGGCACCGTCCAGGTTTATCAGTCAGGTTTTTCTACTATCATCAGTACTGACTTTGGCTTGGAGGTATCCTATAACACAAATTATTATGTCCGGATCAGTGTGCCCTACACTTACCAGAATGCAACATGTGGCCTGTGTGGAAACTTCAACAATGATCCTAGAGATGACTTTCGAACCCGCCAAGGCGAGGTTGTGAGCTCTGATGTGGCTTTTGCCAACAGCTGGCAAGCAGCAGGGGATGATGAGCCTGGTTGTGAGGCACAGTGTGAAGGTCTGGACTGTGCTGCCTGCACTGCGGCTCAGACAGCTTTATACAGCAATACTGCTCATTGTGGTATCCTCCAGAGCAGTTCAGGTCCTTTTGCTGCTTGCCATCAAAGACTTCCCCCACAGACTTTTGTGGACAACTGTGTGTACGATCTGTGTGTAGGAGGAGGGTACCAGCCCATTCTGTGCCAAGCCCTAAACGTGTATGCAAGTCAGTGTCAACAGAATGGTATAAAGCTACCAAGCTGGAGGAGACCAGGCTTCTGTG aAATCCCCTGCCCAGCCAACAGCCACTTTGAGTCCCAAGGCACAGGATGTCCAGCTACCTGTGTCAATCCTAATTCTACAAACAATTGCCCTCTCCCTGTCCAGGAGAGCTGCATCTGCAACTCAGGCTACATCCTCAGTGCTGGGGTCTGCGTCCCTCATGCTGAGTGTGGCTGCAGCTTTGAGGGTCGCTACTACCGCTCTGGAGAAACTGTAATACTAGACACAGACTGTGGGAGACATTGTAGCTGCAGTTATGGCTCCATGACTTGCAGCTCCCATGCTTGTGGTCCACTTGAATCATGCAGagtggaggagggagaaagaggatgCAGACCAAACAGCTATGCAACATGCTGGATAAGGGGCCCGGGGTCCTATCAAATGTTTGATGGACTGACATACCAGTATCCTGGGGCGTGTCGACTTACTCTTGCCAAAGTGTTGGGATTGTCTAATTACACCCACTTTGTGGTAACAGCAGAGAAAGAGCCCAGTGGCCAACAGGGTTTTACCCGTTTGCTAAAGTTTGAGGCAGAGGGCACACAAGTATCCATTGAGATGGCACGTACCAGCAGAGTACAG GTTGACAGTCAGGTCATCAGACTACCTTACAGTTCAGCGTCCAACAGAATCCAAATCTACCACAGCAGCGTTCACAGTATCATCCTTCGCACCTCCTTTGGTGTAACTGTACAGACGGTCTGGCCTCACTTTGTGCGTGTCACTGCACCTGGTGTCTACTATGGCTCACTAGGTGGACTGTGTGGTAATTACAATGGTCACCCACATGACGATTTCCACACACCCAGTGGCATCCTGGTCAACAGCTCTCAGGAGTTTGGGGACAGCTGGCGTGATGGCTCGCTCGCTGCACACTGCGTGGAAAGTGTAAATCATAATTCTACAGCAAACTACAATTCTAGTGAGTACTGTGGCATTCTTGGCTCACCTCTTGGGCCATTTACCCAGTGTTGGGCCATGTTGGACCCATGGCAGCATGTGGCTATATGTGTGGAGATAATTGGAGGCTCAAAAGATCCAGCATCAGCGCTTTGCGAGGTCCTGCGAGATTATGCACTGATGTGTCAACAGAAGGGTGTTGCTCTCGGACACTGGAGGAATGCAACTGGCTGTG aGCAAAGCTGCCCTCGAAACAGCCATAATGAACTCTGCGGAACCTCTTGTCCTTCCGCCTGCCCCAGCCTCTCTTTCCCTTTCGTCTGTGACACTGTGTGCCAGGATGGGTGCCAGTGTGATGATGGTTTTGTCCTTAATGGCAACCAGTGTGTGCCTCCAACATCCTGTGGATGCTATCACCAAGGACGCTATCGGCAAGGTGGCGAACAGTTCTGGGATGGTGAGGAATGTCAGAGCTTGTGTAGCTGTAATGGCACTACTGGGGCAGTCCACTGTATCCCCAACTCTTGTGGTCCCCAGGAGTCCTGCCGTGTGGTGGGGGGTGAGTTTGGCTGCCATCCAAACTCTCATGGCACCTGCTCTGCCTCCGGAGACCCTCACTACCTCACATTTGATCACAAGGCCTATGACTTCCAGGGAACCTGCCGTTATGTTTTGGCGACCCTTTGTAACGCCACTGATGGACTCCACCAATTTTCAGTGGAAGCTAAGAATGAGCCATGGAGCGGGTTGCCAGTTTCAATCACAGCTGAAGTTTTTGTGAATGTGTGGGGCTACCAAGTGCAAATGTcaagggagagaaaaggagtgGTTCAA GTGAATGGAGAAACAAAAAATTTACCTATTCTCTTGAATGGAGGTCACGTGACTATCTACGCAAGTGGACCTCGTGTATTTGTCAGTGCTGATTTTGGCTTGACTGTCACCTACGATGGATATAGTACAGTGTTTATCTCAGTACCTCCAAATTACAG TGGAAAAACATGTGGACTTTGTGGAAACTTCAATGGAAATCCAAATGATGAGTTCCACACCCCATCTGGCATGATGGTCACCACTCCAGATGAGTTTGGGAAAGCTTGGAAAGTGGCAGGCAACTACACCTGCAGTGATGGGTGTGGTTCCTCCTGCCCACAATGCACCAATGAGCTGCCTGCTAGAGCCCAATGTGAGGTGATCCAGGCAGCCGACGGGCCCTTCAGCTTCTGCCATGAGCAGGTGGACCCGGCACCATATTTCAAAGACTGTGtttttgatgtttgtgtgtcGGGAAATGGGGACCACGATCTTCTGTGCAGGGCCATTCAGGCCTATGTCAGTGCCTGTCAGTCTGCTAATGTTCGCATCTACCCTTGGAGACAGAACACCACCTGCC GACTTGACTGTCCAGCCAACAGCCATTATGAGCTGTGTGGTACTGACTGTGGCCACACCTGTGCCAGCAGCATTGATGCCACTTGTGAGCAGATTTGCTCAGAGGGATGTTTCTGTGATGAAGGCTTCTTGAGGAGTGGGACAAGCTGTGTTCCCATGGAAAGGTGTGGCTGCCAGTATGATGGATTCTACTATGAT GCTGGCGAGTCCTTTTGGACACAAGGTTGCTCCCAGAGATGTGAGTGTCATGCCCCAAATGACCTGCGCTGTTCTGCTGCATCTTGCACTCCTGCACAAGAGTGCACCATCAGAAATGGCCAGCTGGGCTGTTTTGATGCAATTTCTACTTGCACTGTGTGGGGAGACCCACACTACATCACCTTTGATGGGGCACTGGCTGATTTCCAGGGCACATGCTCTTACATTATTACTGAGAGTGTGAGCCACGGCACCAATGAGACCCAGTTTCATGTAGTAGCCACCAATAATCACCGTGGCAACAACCGTGTGTCACTTGTGTCAGCAGTGGATATATACCTCTCAAATCAACCAGAGAGTGCACACATCAGGATTGGACCCAACAAAAGAGTAATG GTAAATGGAGTTGAGGTGTCTCTTCCCACCGCAGCAGGATCTTTAGCTCAGGTGGTACGACAGGGAAGCTATATTATAGTCAATGCCATTGACTTGGTGGTCCAGTTTGATGGCCAAAGGACTTTACTGATCAGTGTAGGCCAGAACCGTCAAAACAGAATCACTGGGATGTGTGGAAACTTCAACCGTGATCCTGCAGATGACAAAGTCTTGCCCAATGGCACATTGGCACACAATGATAATGACTTTGGACACAGCTGGAAGGCACCCACAAGCCAACCAGG ATGTGGATCTACCGATGATGAGAGTGGTAATGGATTAGACAACTGTTCCTTTATTGAAGAATACTCTGAGCTCTGTAGTGTCATCACCAACACCAGCGGCCCGTTCAGGGGCTGTCACCTGCACTCTGACCCCCAGCCATATTTCAGTTCCTGTGTCTACGATCTCTGCCACTACACTCCAGCCAATGGCATGCTGTGTTCTGCTGTCTCAGCCTATGAGAAAACCTGCTCTGTTTTGGGACTGAACATCCCTGAGTGGCGCTCAGCTTTGCAGTGTG CTGAGTCAGACCCCTGTGAACAGCTGGACTGCAAAGAGTATGAGTGGTGTGGTGAGAAGGACGGTGTGTACGGCTGCTTCTGTGATGAACACCACCATCGGCCCAACAATGAGAGCTACG ACTCGTCCATCACTTGTGTCAGTAGTTCAGGCACCATGTCTCTGTCGCGCTGCCAGCTGTTTGAAGCTGGTTTCCACTGGAGTGACCTCCACCTCCGAGATGACTCCTGCAATGGGACTCTCCAGGACGGACGACTGGTGTTCCACTTTAACAACGACGACCAGCTGTGTGGGACAGTTCTCAGG AGCAACGGGACCCATTTCATCTATGAGAACACCATCCAGGGCGAAGTGGACCCTCATGAGGGTCTCATCAGTCGTGAGAAGAGCATCCACCTGCACTTCTCCTGTGAATACCCTCTGGCCCAGGCCCTGTCTATGGATGTGGGCATCAACCCTCTAGAGAG CATTGTGAACAAGAGGCTTCCATCAGGCCAGGGTCGTTATCATTTGAGGATGCTCCCCTACGAGGACGCTGACTTCCACTTCCCTCTGACCAGAAATGGGAACCTAGAAATGGAAATAGACCAGAGGCTGTACATCGAGGTGCTGACAGAAGGAATAGATGAACGGCAGATCTCCACCGTTCTGGATTCATGCTGGGCAACACCTTTCAATAATGCCAGCTACCCTGTCCGCTGGGATCTCATCACCACCGA GTGTCCTAATCCAGAAGATGGTACAGTAGAGCTGGTTCAGAACGGCATCTCCACTGTTGCGCGATTCTCCTTCAGGATGTTCACCTTTACCAACTATACATCCATCTATCTGCACTGCCAGGTCCACCTGTGTCTTCTGAGACACAACAACTGCTCGGCT CATTGCTACCCGGGTTACCACACAAGAGTGGCGAGGGATGTTTCCCATCATGACACTGCAGCCATCTCACTCGGACCGCTAATCCTGAAATCAGATGAAACCAGGATGAAGACAAGCAGCGCTTCAGGCCAGTTGACCTCTATGGTGACCCTGCTAGTCAGTTTGCTGTCTGCCAAAACTCTATCTTAA